The following proteins are co-located in the Calliphora vicina chromosome 2, idCalVici1.1, whole genome shotgun sequence genome:
- the brat gene encoding brain tumor protein, with product MATSPTPSLDSIRGTNSIESYIEHNGYLSDSPLTLSGSSPPVSDSAICDDFTNVVGQTVVGQHPISASVSSSASSTSSASSSSSSSSSSSSGLSGCGSTSSSASSTTSNTGGGGGGGGVGGPGVIGSGKGSPCNTLLGTSANGNVINVTTANGTSAAPRCTACKSKQSDAVAKCFNCVSFLCGNCCTAHEFMHCFNGHNVCLIKGFETGTTTHPGSNSQMSSNPMDFKFSSSLTMMLQQQQQHQQQQQQQQHHQQQQQSQQQMQKAPTQQPLSQLSKIVLSSAAAAAAAAAAASSFSNDLNSNDSSIMGQEDIFASMLPSSMRSTQQLMPASMSQQQMQPQQQPLYCQRHKNEILKFSCRTCCTLVCKECVILEHSSGLHEVEHVQENGLGSLNNLAGQSTPETVLQTVLADLRGKVGDIVSMVGSQQIPGDNQILNGSKIKMQYQKAHNEVNETYQFFCSMLDERKQELLKELESLYNAKMNTHSAWIQRSKELIDKTLQSCDAIERSPKAHSITEVLMLRKTLELQLQAAMQELQMNFELEFMSNYQSIQAGVRNTFGYIRASAGDMVQQQVKQPPIARPSQSTSSSSSHGGGSSNSSVTGGSHLPGGLGLSANLLESSYSNSLLSNRANVLQANHNSGTTFEDLMAKRFNAANSNNNTPFVGVPVNNPYEKWSNGGSDNLFSAAQDPFSSNQMITNGLTANSNCTTVATSNAGLAATTLATLNMTNGSGCSSSDSIMDLTSKLLSATIYPPKSQIKRQKMIYHCKFGEFGVMEGQFTEPSGVAVNAQNDIIVADTNNHRIQIFDKEGRFKFQFGECGKRDSQLLYPNRVAVVRNSGDIIVTERSPTHQIQIYNQYGQFVRKFGANILQHPRGVTVDNKGRIIVVECKVMRVIIFDQNGNVLHKFGCSKHLEFPNGVVVNDKQEIFISDNRAHCVKVFNYEGQYLRQIGGEGVTNYPIGVGINTNGEILIADNHNNFNLTIFTQDGQLVSALESKVKHAQCFDVALMDDGSVVLASKDYRLYIYRYVQVPPIGL from the coding sequence ATGGCCACATCTCCCACACCATCATTAGACTCCATACGTGGTACAAATTCCATTGAATCCTATATTGAACATAATGGTTATCTATCCGATTCACCACTCACATTAAGCGGTTCCTCGCCACCGGTCAGTGACTCAGCCATTTGCGATGATTTTACAAATGTTGTAGGACAAACTGTTGTGGGACAACATCCGATTTCAGCATCAGTATCATCCTCCGCTTCAAGCACATCATCAGCGTCATCCTCTTCATCGTCGTCCTCGTCGTCGAGTAGTGGTTTAAGTGGTTGTGGCAGTACATCTAGCAGCGCCTCGAGTACAACATCCAATACGGGTGGAGGAGGCGGCGGAGGAGGGGTAGGTGGTCCCGGTGTTATAGGCAGTGGTAAGGGTAGTCCCTGTAATACATTGTTGGGCACATCGGCAAACGGCAATGTCATAAACGTGACCACAGCGAATGGTACTAGTGCAGCACCACGTTGTACCGCCTGCAAAAGCAAACAATCCGATGCTGTGGCCAAGTGCTtcaattgtgtaagttttttgtGCGGCAATTGTTGTACAGCTCACGAATTTATGCATTGTTTCAATGGACACAATGTTTGTTTGATTAAGGGTTTCGAAACTGGCACCACAACACATCCCGGCAGCAATTCACAAATGAGCAGTAATCCCATGGATTTTAAATTCTCCAGTTCTTTAACCATGATgttgcaacaacagcaacaacatcagcaacaacaacaacagcagcaacatcatcagcaacaacagcagtCACAGCAACAGATGCAAAAGGCTCCCACACAACAGCCTCTATCACAATTGTCAAAGATTGTGTTGAGTTCAGCCGCCGCAGCggctgcagcagcagcagctgccTCTTCATTTAGCAATGATTTGAATTCCAACGATTCCTCGATTATGGGCCAGGAAGATATCTTCGCAAGTATGCTGCCCTCTAGCATGCGTTCAACACAACAATTAATGCCAGCTTCAATGAGCCAACAACAAATGCAGCCACAACAGCAGCCCTTGTATTGTCAGCGTCACAAGAACGAGATCTTAAAGTTCAGCTGTCGTACATGCTGTACTTTGGTTTGCAAGGAATGTGTAATTTTGGAACACTCCTCGGGCTTGCATGAAGTCGAACATGTGCAAGAAAACGGCTTAGGCTCTCTGAACAACCTAGCCGGCCAATCCACACCCGAAACAGTATTGCAAACTGTTTTGGCCGATTTGCGTGGCAAAGTAGGCGATATTGTCTCTATGGTAGGCAGCCAACAAATACCCGGAGATAATCAGATCCTTAACGGTTCCAAAATTAAAATGCAGTATCAAAAAGCCCACAATGAGGTCAACGAAACCTATCAGTTCTTCTGCTCCATGCTGGATGAGAGAAAACAAGAGTTACTTAAAGAATTGGAGAGTCTATACAATGCCAAGATGAACACCCACTCGGCCTGGATACAAAGATCCAAGGAGTTAATTGACAAGACTCTACAGAGTTGTGATGCTATCGAAAGATCACCCAAGGCTCACTCCATTACCGAGGTGTTAATGTTGCGCAAAACATTGGAATTACAATTGCAGGCAGCTATGCAGGAATTACAAATGAACTTCGAACTGGAGTTCATGTCAAATTATCAATCCATACAGGCTGGAGTACGCAATACTTTTGGCTACATCAGAGCCTCAGCTGGTGACATGGTACAGCAACAGGTCAAACAACCACCCATTGCCCGGCCCTCACAGTCCACTTCATCGTCGTCTTCACATGGTGGCGGCTCTTCTAACAGCAGTGTTACTGGAGGTTCTCATTTGCCCGGTGGTTTAGGTCTGTCGGCCAATCTTTTGGAATCTTCTTATTCGAATAGCTTATTGAGCAATAGAGCCAATGTTTTGCAAGCCAACCACAACAGCGGCACCACATTCGAGGACTTGATGGCCAAACGTTTCAATGCGGCCAATTCCAATAACAACACCCCCTTTGTGGGAGTACCGGTTAACAATCCCTATGAAAAGTGGAGTAACGGTGGCAGTGACAACTTGTTCTCTGCTGCACAAGATCCCTTCTCCTCCAATCAAATGATAACAAATGGTTTGACCGCCAACTCAAATTGTACCACCGTAGCTACCAGCAATGCAGGCTTAGCAGCCACTACTTTGGCTACTCTTAACATGACTAATGGCAGTGGTTGCTCCAGTTCTGATTCTATAATGGACTTGACTTCCAAATTGCTTTCGGCCACCATCTATCCACCTAAATCGCAGATAAAAAGACAAAAGATGATCTATCATTGCAAATTTGGAGAGTTTGGCGTCATGGAGGGCCAATTCACCGAACCCAGTGGTGTAGCTGTCAATGCTCAAAACGACATCATAGTGGCAGATACCAACAACCATCGCATACAAATCTTCGACAAAGAGGGACGTTTCAAATTCCAGTTTGGCGAATGCGGCAAACGAGATTCGCAACTGTTGTATCCCAATCGTGTGGCTGTAGTACGTAACTCTGGCGACATCATTGTAACCGAACGCTCGCCCacacaccaaatacagatcTACAACCAGTACGGCCAGTTTGTGCGTAAATTTGGTGCAAATATCTTACAACATCCTCGCGGTGTTACCGTCGACAACAAGGGCCGCATTATTGTGGTTGAATGCAAGGTTATGCGTGTCATTATCTTTGATCAAAACGGCAATGTTTTGCACAAGTTCGGCTGCTCCAAGCACTTGGAATTCCCCAACGGTGTGGTGGTCAACGACAAACAAGAGATTTTCATCAGTGACAATCGTGCCCACTGCGTCAAGGTGTTCAACTACGAGGGCCAGTATCTAAGACAAATTGGTGGCGAAGGCGTTACCAATTATCCCATTGGTGTGGGCATCAATACAAATGGTGAAATTCTAATTGCTGACAATCATAACAACTTCAATTTGACCATATTCACCCAAGACGGACAACTGGTATCGGCCTTGGAATCTAAAGTCAAACATGCTCAATGCTTCGATGTGGCTCTAATGGATGACGGCAGTGTTGTTTTGGCCAGCAAAGATTATCGTCTCTACATCTATCGTTATGTGCAAGTGCCACCCATTGGTTTGTAA